One Stigmatella aurantiaca genomic region harbors:
- a CDS encoding MGH1-like glycoside hydrolase domain-containing protein, whose amino-acid sequence MSRHPLQPLAVLGLLMASPVLAAEEESAPRSTPGIQAVTGTQFLNPDAFLGGYQDPAWYKKNIPFFEAPDRQIQDVYYYRWYALLQHLRYATPGVGYIINEFVNAVWYSQKFDTISAAAGHHIYEARWLRDPRYLDDYQTFWMRGGGSARQYSFWAADSYYARYLVNGDAAFVKDLLPELIENFEAWSDHYEPANGLYWQVPVWDASEFTISSYQTNDPYHGGTGYRPSLNAYQYGDAMAISRIARLTGDAVLESRYLGRAAAIKATTQQKLWDPSRKFFFHMMRNNQAQNYPYPEGTLLDGREHFGFVPWYFNMPDPAYSEAWTALMDPQGFAATYGPTTAERRHRLFMKDAMAGCCRWSGVSWPFATSQVITAMANLLNNYSQPYVTRDDYFKVLKGYTVSQYKNGRPYVAEALHPDTGQWIYDGVGHSEHYNHSSYNDLVISGLVGIRPRADNTFEVNPLVPSTWAYFLLENVPYHGHLMTVLYDRDGTRYGQGKGLRVYQDGAFLGSAATLQRLTLPMAAPLPQERPARLENFAANAYATGYPVASASYTASIDDAQRAIDGRIYYDDIPNSRWTNYQSPNASDWLAVDFGTVRSVNQVRLHIYDDGGGVKAPASYDVQALNGSAWVSIAGQSKSPATPVGDAPNQVTFPAVSTRKIRVVFQNPSGAKVGVTELEAWGPAPSTFTDTFDANAARWTPYGGSWSATGGQYAVAASGGKAIAQSTRFSDFTLSARVTVTSAGDAGLLFRVTNPETGNDAHNGYYVGLVSGTGEVVLGKMNGAWQQLKSAPAAVQLNKTHLLKVVAQQGTLHVYVDDLNTPKLTFEDTTFLDGAIGLRSYQAAARFDDLQVSSRLLAEAESGTLTHILVKPSADASGGQFVGEIDHADSAVELRGLTVAKAGRYTVRITYANGTGGTSSHGLSVNGAAPQQVFYAPTAGWARFGTVSAGVTLRAGTNTLRFTKGEQFAELDVIEIIPRL is encoded by the coding sequence ATGTCCCGACATCCCCTCCAACCCCTGGCCGTCCTCGGCTTGCTGATGGCGTCCCCCGTCCTGGCCGCGGAGGAGGAGAGCGCCCCTCGGTCCACGCCCGGCATTCAGGCCGTGACGGGCACGCAGTTCCTCAACCCGGACGCGTTCCTGGGCGGCTACCAGGACCCGGCCTGGTACAAGAAGAACATCCCCTTCTTCGAGGCGCCCGACCGGCAGATCCAGGACGTCTATTACTACCGCTGGTACGCCCTGCTGCAGCACCTGCGCTACGCCACCCCCGGCGTGGGCTACATCATCAACGAGTTCGTCAACGCGGTCTGGTACTCGCAGAAGTTCGACACCATCAGCGCCGCAGCCGGCCACCACATCTACGAGGCGCGCTGGCTGAGGGACCCGCGCTACCTCGACGACTACCAGACGTTCTGGATGCGCGGGGGCGGCAGCGCGCGGCAGTACAGCTTCTGGGCGGCGGACTCCTATTACGCCCGCTACCTGGTCAACGGGGATGCGGCCTTCGTCAAGGACCTGCTGCCGGAGCTGATTGAAAACTTCGAGGCGTGGTCGGACCACTACGAGCCCGCCAACGGCCTCTACTGGCAGGTGCCCGTCTGGGACGCGTCCGAGTTCACCATCAGCTCGTACCAGACGAATGATCCGTACCACGGGGGCACGGGCTACCGGCCCTCGCTCAACGCCTACCAGTATGGCGATGCCATGGCCATCTCGCGCATCGCCAGGCTCACCGGCGACGCGGTGCTCGAGTCCCGGTACCTCGGCCGCGCTGCGGCGATCAAGGCCACCACGCAGCAGAAGCTGTGGGATCCGTCGCGGAAGTTCTTCTTCCACATGATGCGCAACAACCAGGCGCAGAACTACCCGTACCCCGAGGGGACGCTGCTCGATGGCCGAGAGCACTTCGGCTTCGTGCCCTGGTACTTCAACATGCCCGACCCGGCCTACTCGGAGGCCTGGACGGCGCTGATGGACCCGCAGGGCTTCGCCGCCACGTACGGGCCCACCACCGCCGAGCGGCGGCACCGCCTGTTCATGAAGGACGCCATGGCAGGCTGCTGCCGCTGGAGCGGGGTCTCCTGGCCCTTCGCCACAAGCCAGGTCATCACCGCGATGGCCAACCTGCTCAACAACTACAGCCAGCCCTATGTCACCCGGGACGACTACTTCAAGGTGCTCAAGGGCTACACCGTGTCGCAGTACAAGAACGGCCGGCCCTACGTGGCCGAGGCGCTCCACCCCGACACCGGCCAGTGGATCTACGACGGCGTGGGGCACAGCGAGCACTACAACCACTCCTCCTACAATGATCTCGTCATCTCAGGCCTGGTGGGTATCCGCCCGCGCGCCGACAACACCTTCGAGGTGAACCCGCTGGTGCCCAGCACGTGGGCCTACTTCCTGCTGGAGAACGTGCCCTACCACGGCCACCTGATGACCGTGCTGTATGACCGGGACGGCACGCGCTACGGCCAGGGCAAGGGGCTGCGCGTGTACCAGGACGGCGCCTTCCTCGGCAGCGCGGCCACGCTCCAGCGGCTGACGCTGCCCATGGCCGCGCCCCTCCCGCAGGAGCGGCCCGCGCGCCTGGAGAACTTCGCCGCCAACGCCTACGCCACGGGCTATCCGGTGGCCTCCGCCTCCTACACCGCCAGCATCGATGATGCGCAGCGCGCGATCGACGGGCGCATCTACTACGACGACATCCCCAACAGCCGCTGGACCAACTACCAGTCCCCCAACGCGAGCGACTGGCTGGCGGTGGACTTCGGCACCGTGCGCAGCGTGAACCAGGTCCGGCTCCACATCTATGACGATGGCGGGGGCGTCAAGGCGCCGGCCAGCTATGACGTGCAGGCCTTGAACGGCAGCGCGTGGGTTTCCATCGCGGGCCAGAGCAAGAGCCCCGCCACCCCCGTGGGCGATGCGCCCAACCAGGTCACCTTCCCCGCGGTGAGCACCCGGAAGATCCGCGTGGTGTTCCAGAATCCCTCGGGCGCCAAGGTGGGCGTGACGGAGCTGGAGGCCTGGGGCCCCGCGCCCAGCACCTTCACGGACACCTTCGACGCCAACGCGGCCCGGTGGACGCCGTACGGCGGAAGCTGGTCCGCGACGGGCGGCCAGTACGCCGTGGCGGCCTCCGGCGGAAAGGCCATCGCCCAGTCGACCCGCTTCTCGGACTTCACCCTCTCCGCCAGGGTGACCGTCACGTCCGCTGGCGACGCAGGGCTCCTGTTCCGGGTCACCAACCCCGAGACCGGCAACGACGCGCACAACGGCTACTACGTGGGGCTCGTCTCAGGCACCGGCGAGGTGGTCCTCGGCAAGATGAACGGCGCCTGGCAGCAGCTCAAGAGCGCGCCCGCTGCCGTCCAGCTGAACAAGACCCACCTCCTCAAGGTCGTCGCGCAGCAGGGCACCCTGCACGTGTACGTGGATGACCTGAACACCCCGAAGCTGACCTTCGAGGACACCACCTTCCTGGACGGCGCCATCGGCCTGCGCTCGTACCAGGCGGCCGCGCGCTTCGATGACCTCCAGGTCTCCAGCCGCCTCCTGGCCGAAGCCGAGAGCGGCACCCTCACCCACATCCTCGTGAAGCCCAGCGCGGACGCCTCCGGTGGACAGTTCGTGGGGGAGATCGACCACGCCGACAGCGCCGTCGAGCTGCGGGGCCTCACGGTGGCCAAGGCGGGCCGGTACACCGTGCGCATCACCTACGCCAACGGCACGGGCGGCACCAGCAGCCACGGGCTGTCCGTGAATGGCGCGGCGCCGCAGCAGGTGTTCTACGCCCCGACGGCGGGCTGGGCGCGCTTTGGCACCGTCTCGGCTGGTGTCACCCTGCGCGCGGGCACCAACACCCTGCGCTTCACCAAGGGCGAGCAGTTCGCGGAGCTCGACGTCATCGAAATCATTCCGCGGCTCTGA
- a CDS encoding glycosyl hydrolase family 28-related protein yields MMTSVRWRRAFTCLGLALGVAHAGEAPAAPWRSALYPSTWKPGDSNPANTAQFLHDFSYAGYRQRQVEPPFRTDRIIDVTQAPYYANNTGGADVTAILQKAIDDAGALSGGAVVYLPRGTYRVAPPSGKNFALALTKNNVVLRGQGPTATFLYNDAPNMRAKSVIRVGPASGGAWTSSGTSTVSVSADLPNRTVRVPLTSVSGFSVGDWIVLRTDMTAALISELNMAGLGWESLEGTTFYRRITAIDTAAKTLTIDIPLRAAMKTRDNARVYKIGAHVSEVGVENLAIGMRENTTPGTGGADFSVPGTGAYEMHDAFGVKLHHTVDGWLVNVKTYRPASNTQDVHLLSNGLDLSFARNITVDSCEFSKPQYRGEGGNGYLFSLRGSDNLIKDSAANRGRHNFNFRSLQTTGNVLFNSRMSEGSLVSDFHMHLSAANLMDNLTLYLDSAEAADRSPYGTIKHGLTTTQSVFWNTNGAQYHPSKSYIVKSQQQGYGYVIGVRGSATRVDIPTGGVAAPTDFAETSTSGNELQPQSLYVDQLKKRLGSTAEHEGPVLIYQAENLLPTSAGDASSTGVEAGALNGGLRYHNTSAAGAKVAYTLYPRTVGTFRVGVRTKKNNGRGQYQLDIDGAKLGAVQDNYSSTTVWAEADLGTVSFPDLNPRVFTFTTVGKNAASSGFNIAVDAITLTRQ; encoded by the coding sequence ATGATGACGAGCGTGAGATGGCGCAGGGCCTTCACTTGCCTGGGCTTGGCCCTGGGCGTGGCGCACGCGGGCGAAGCCCCGGCGGCACCGTGGCGAAGCGCGCTGTACCCTTCCACCTGGAAGCCCGGGGACTCGAACCCCGCCAACACCGCCCAGTTCCTGCATGACTTCTCCTACGCCGGCTACCGCCAGCGGCAGGTGGAGCCGCCCTTCCGCACGGACCGCATCATCGACGTGACGCAGGCGCCCTACTACGCGAACAACACGGGCGGCGCGGACGTGACGGCCATCCTCCAGAAGGCCATCGACGACGCGGGAGCGCTCAGTGGGGGCGCCGTGGTGTACCTGCCCCGGGGGACCTACCGGGTGGCCCCTCCCTCCGGGAAGAACTTCGCGCTGGCCCTGACCAAGAACAACGTCGTGCTCCGGGGCCAGGGGCCCACGGCCACCTTCCTCTACAACGACGCCCCGAACATGCGCGCCAAGAGCGTCATCCGGGTGGGCCCCGCCTCGGGAGGCGCGTGGACATCCAGCGGCACCTCCACCGTGTCCGTGAGCGCGGACCTGCCCAACCGCACGGTGCGCGTTCCCCTCACCAGCGTGTCCGGCTTCAGCGTGGGGGACTGGATCGTCCTGCGCACGGACATGACCGCCGCGCTGATCAGCGAGCTGAACATGGCGGGCCTCGGCTGGGAGTCCCTGGAGGGGACAACGTTCTACCGGCGCATCACCGCCATCGACACCGCCGCGAAGACACTCACCATCGACATTCCCCTGCGCGCCGCCATGAAGACCCGGGACAACGCGCGGGTCTACAAGATTGGCGCCCACGTGTCGGAGGTGGGCGTGGAGAACCTGGCCATCGGCATGCGGGAGAACACGACGCCCGGGACCGGGGGCGCGGACTTCTCGGTGCCCGGCACGGGGGCGTACGAGATGCATGACGCCTTCGGCGTGAAGCTGCACCACACCGTGGATGGGTGGCTCGTCAACGTGAAGACGTACCGGCCCGCGTCCAACACGCAGGATGTCCACCTGCTGTCCAACGGGCTCGACCTGTCCTTCGCCCGCAACATCACCGTGGACAGCTGCGAGTTCAGCAAGCCCCAGTACCGGGGCGAGGGCGGCAACGGTTACCTGTTCTCCCTCCGGGGCAGCGACAACCTCATCAAGGACAGCGCGGCCAACCGGGGACGGCACAACTTCAACTTCCGGTCCCTGCAGACCACCGGCAACGTGCTGTTCAACAGCCGGATGAGCGAAGGCAGCCTGGTGTCCGACTTCCACATGCACCTGAGCGCGGCCAACCTGATGGACAACCTCACGCTCTACCTGGACAGCGCCGAGGCCGCGGACCGGTCTCCCTACGGGACGATCAAGCACGGCCTCACCACCACGCAGAGCGTGTTCTGGAACACGAACGGGGCCCAGTACCACCCGAGCAAGAGCTACATCGTCAAGTCGCAGCAGCAGGGGTACGGCTACGTGATTGGCGTTCGCGGCAGCGCCACCCGGGTGGACATCCCCACCGGAGGGGTGGCGGCCCCCACCGACTTCGCGGAGACGAGCACCTCCGGCAACGAGCTCCAGCCCCAGTCGCTCTATGTGGACCAGCTCAAGAAGCGGCTGGGGAGCACCGCGGAGCACGAGGGCCCGGTGCTCATCTACCAGGCCGAGAACCTGCTCCCCACCAGCGCGGGCGACGCGTCCTCGACGGGTGTCGAGGCCGGGGCCCTCAACGGCGGGCTCCGCTACCACAACACCAGCGCCGCGGGTGCCAAGGTGGCCTACACCCTGTACCCGCGCACGGTGGGCACCTTCCGGGTGGGCGTGCGCACGAAGAAGAACAACGGCCGGGGGCAGTACCAGCTCGACATCGATGGGGCCAAGCTGGGGGCGGTGCAGGACAACTACTCCAGCACCACGGTGTGGGCGGAGGCCGACCTGGGGACGGTGAGCTTCCCGGACCTCAATCCGCGCGTCTTCACCTTCACCACCGTGGGCAAGAACGCCGCCAGCAGCGGCTTCAACATCGCCGTCGACGCCATCACCCTCACCCGGCAATAA